One genomic window of Halictus rubicundus isolate RS-2024b chromosome 12, iyHalRubi1_principal, whole genome shotgun sequence includes the following:
- the LOC143359580 gene encoding dynein regulatory complex protein 1: MDTSQIFDIYSESEEEAEGPSILSSDPEKRKLARKLRIQKRVEERTKFAKIEEDTGIEITAIEQQILDSFEKLERLQEEGVEVVTGVRVANDARELERRKEVQDTRRRLLEVLEEEDKKYMEKYDEINAKWPEIFACKDPLDIHDELEAQKSKCLAVLEKKNALILELKEELEKADDKFAEEVKQQNKDIDLLIERMENQVRSMTKAYRHELTLIENVIESERKMLLATSMEKWKALFKKYQEDTVEAREKKKEIMREYEEDMKKAIIEHQEEFRRLKINFELEIQGLQQEVQNMKALCLMNVEKLDYNYAVLKRREEENTIVKNQQKRKINKLQDVINGLRKTYADLEDSTKSEIQKLTTDISKSQKAIRDLEEKSNNLAAINDKKYMQIWDLNIQTADELVDKILTADKIIHEQLLGLEWEPPKMQLLRKEDLTSYCGAMCAIKKEKEEAKKRRMISKTYEPERTLEQFNLERSLLNHIAKLITDHCEYYIEDTLKELLSHYTEEDKLLIRLDKVFEALKITSEEELQFLLNFFLPYAYCPVCTAKPVILPSVCGESVRASSSGSSSSKSSLSKTSSSKTSAVKTSSSKTFLSKTSSSKTSSSKTCSSNASSSRSSSTETTLPPICGETHPAEAALVAAMHGTPCCTKPPVHKEEKEETQSETVETSTTKTDTPLAEQTDTPFPEQTDTSTCVAEGIVEVTDESTGKPKRRLVCDKGHLLEIETEFVANALKEFLERYEYVKRQDIIVPIEKKEIKVKVTVSRNITDDDITEFWQRYKNIFSPEKERLWDNLLIGLKKYHLVLKERHELNKDIKCLQKQNTELTRLLTSYSEQSDPVQLLERNTKEIQYILQDS, encoded by the exons ATGGATACCTCGCAAATATTTGACATATATTCCGAAAgcgaagaagaagcagaaggacCATCAATTTTGTCGTCTGATCCGGAGAAACGGAAGTTGGCCCGGAAACTGCGAATTCAAAAGCGCGTAGAAGAGCGGACAAA GTTCGCGAAAATCGAAGAGGACACGGGTATTGAAATAACCGCTATCGAGCAACAAATACTCGATAGTTTCGAAAAGTTGGAAAGATTACAAGAAGAAGGAGTAGAAGTC GTCACCGGCGTAAGAGTAGCCAACGATGCGAGGGAACTGGAAAGACGAAAAGAAGTGCAGGATACGAGGAGGAGATTGTTGGAGGTACTCGAAGAAGAGGATAAAAAGTACATGGAGAAGTATGATGAAATTAATGCAAAATGGCCCGAGATTTTCGCGTGCAAAGACCCGCTGGATATCCACGACGAATTGGAAGCTCAAAAATCCAAGTGCCTTGCGGTCCTAGAGAAAAAGAATGCCCTAATCTTGGAGTTGAAGGAGGAACTGGAGAAAGCCGACGACAAGTTCGCTGAAGAAGTGAAGCAACAGAACAAAGACATCGACTTGCTTATCGAGAGGATGGAAAATCAA gTGCGCTCGATGACCAAAGCTTACCGCCACGAGCTGACGCTGATCGAAAACGTCATCGAATCGGAGCGCAAAATGCTTCTGGCAACGTCCATGGAAAAATGGAAAGCGTTGTTTAAAAAGTACCAAGAGGACACCGTCGAAgcgagagaaaagaagaaagaaataatGCGGGAATACGAGGAGGACATGAAGAAAGCGATAATTGAGCACCAGGAGGAGTTTAGGCGACTGAAGATCAATTTCGAGTTGGAGATACAGGGTCTTCAGCAGGAGGTGCAGAACATGAAGGCTTTATGCTTGATGAACGTCGAGAAATTGGATTACAATTATGCCGTGTTGAAACGTCGGGAGGAAGAGAACACGATCGTGAAGAATCAGCAGAAGAGGAAGATAAATAA GCTTCAGGATGTGATCAATGGGTTGAGAAAAACGTACGCGGATCTAGAGGACTCCACAAAATCAGAAATTCAGAAGCTCACTACTGACATTTCAAAATCGCAGAAAGCTATACGAGACCTGGAGGAAAAGTCCAACAATCTCGCCGCAATAAATGATAAGAAATATATGCAGATTTGGGATTTGAATATTCAAACTGCGGACGAGTTAGTGGATAAG ATTTTAACAGCGGATAAGATTATTCACGAACAACTGTTGGGACTCGAATGGGAACCACCGAAAATGCAATTGTTGCGAAAAGAGGATTTGACATCTTATTGCGGCGCGATGTGTGCCATAAAAAAAG AGAAGGAGGAAGCAAAGAAGAGAAGAATGATCTCCAAAACGTACGAGCCAGAAAGAACATTGGAACAGTTTAATTTAGAACGATCTCTACTGAATCACATTGCCAAATTAATTACCGATCACTGTGAATACTATATCGAAGACACTTTGAAAGAATTACTGTCACACTACACAGAAGAAGACAAGCTGCTGATTCGACTGGACAAAGTGTTCGAG GCTTTAAAAATTACATCCGAAGAGGAACTTCAATTTTTGCTGAACTTCTTTTTACCGTATGCCTATTGTCCAGTTTGCACAGCAAAACCTGTAATCTTACCGAGCGTTTGCGGAGAATCCGTCAGAGCTTCTTCGTCTGGAAGTTCTTCATCTAAATCTTCCTTGTCTAAAACTTCTTCGTCTAAAACTTCTGCGGTTAAAACTTCTTCATCTAAAACTTTTTTGTCTAAAACTTCATCGTCTAAAACTTCTTCGTCTAAAACTTGCTCATCTAACGCGTCTTCGTCTCGAAGCTCTTCGACCGa GACCACTTTACCCCCCATCTGCGGCGAAACACATCCAGCAGAAGCTGCTTTAGTTGCAGCTATGCACGGTACACCTTGCTGCACCAAGCCTCCAGTTcataaagaagaaaaggaagaaacCCAGAGCGAAACAGTAGAAACATCCACGACGAAAACGGATACGCCACTCGCAGAACAAACGGATACGCCATTCCCAGAACAAACGGATACGTCGACTTGCGTTGCTGAAGGAATCGTAGAAGTCACCGACG AGTCCACTGGAAAACCGAAACGACGACTCGTCTGTGACAAAGGCCATTTGTTAGAAATTGAAACAGAATTTGTAGCGAACGCTTTGAAAGAGTTCTTAGAAAGATATGAGTATGTGAAAAGGCAGGACATCATAGTGCCCATCGAGAAGAAAGAAATCAAGGTGAAGGTTACAGTTTCGCGAAACATTACAGACGATGATATCACCGAGTTCTGGCAgagatacaaaaatattttttcaccgGAGAAAGAACGGCTTTGGGATAATTTGCTAATTGGTCTGAAGAAGTACCATCTAGTGTTGAAAGAGAGGCACGAGTTGAACAAGGATATAAAATGTTTGCAGAAACAAAATACAGAACTCACTCGATTATTGACAAGTTATTCGGAACAG TCTGATCCTGTGCAGCTATTAGAAAGAAACACTAAAGAGATTCAATACATATTACAGGACTCCTGA
- the LOC143359589 gene encoding zinc finger protein 346: protein MAVPTEVVMNSSLNDPVTKAVVDNIMGNLPTKKPFVRCDDCDLSFTSQTVLDTHLQGARHAKQIRSKNIMASLEETKVAFTKDEETNGLKCNVCNVCLNSIQQLQTHLNGSRHKKKAMRGEWSGKEVGSSVTSTPMNAQDNSASKDVSLSCNMCNKIFNSPTQYNVHITSKKHTSKLKQAKILKKKRFFPYWKKPKPGSNPKNLVQSLSNNFVPGGFTNQT, encoded by the exons ATGGCCGTACCAACGGAGGTTGTAATGAATTCGAGCCTAAACGACCCTGTAACCAAAGCGGTAGTGGATAATATAATGGGCAATTTACCCACAAAGAAACCTTTTGTTCGTTGTGACGATTGCGACCTATCATTTACAAGTCAAACTGTATTAGATACTCATTTGCAAGGTGCCAGACATGCTAAACAG attagGTCTAAAAATATAATGGCGTCTCTTGAAGAAACAAAAGTAGCATTCACAAAAGACGAGGAAACAAATGGGCTAAAATGTAATGTGTGCAACGTGTGTCTAAACTCTATACAACAATTACAAACACATTTGAATG GGAGCAGGCATAAAAAGAAAGCAATGAGAG GTGAGTGGAGTGGCAAGGAAGTTGGAAGTTCAGTGACGTCAACTCCCATGAATGCCCAGGACAACTCTGCATCGAAAGATGTGTCTCTTTCGTGTAACATGTGCAACAAGATTTTTAATTCCCCAACACAGTACAATGTG CACATAACATCAAAGAAGCACACTAGTAAGTTGAAGCAagcaaaaattctaaaaaagaaaAGGTTCTTTCCATATTGGAAGAAACCTAAGCCTGGTTCGAATCCCAAAAATCTTGTGCAATCGTTGTCAAATAATTTTGTACCAGGAGGTTTTACAAATCAGACATAG
- the LOC143359585 gene encoding uncharacterized protein LOC143359585 isoform X2, translating into MVDWYAGYEQLVKRNLTLLPDQEAVQQQEPQSQELAQPQQTDIMTSMFEQQIKSEPMGFYSVASSRSDGSNSMVNLSDDREDLSQQEGHLQPQQQTTLQLNQQGQQQTQQSQQQAQQTQQQQQGQNVQQETPSRQSTGQQTVKEGSRSRPQPCKVCGKVLSSASSYYVHMKLHSGNKPYHCTVCEASFCRKPYLEVHMRTHTGERPFQCELCLKRFTQKSSLNTHKRVHTGERPYACDICQKRFAVKSYVTAHRWSHVAEKPLVCDRCSLTFTSKSQFAIHIRTHTASTTYECNICGRTFVRDSYLIRHQNRVHRDMNQSNTNHNPPTPQSTSGGTPGTGFESPVCDLRYSEGPSSLDGLAGSKGGIAAEIASLAKQNNLQLPLPLLHPQTTN; encoded by the exons ATG GTGGATTGGTACGCAGGATATGAGCAGCTTGTCAAGCGCAACCTGACTCTGCTCCCCGATCAAGAAGCAGTGCAGCAGCAGGAGCCACAGTCGCAAGAGCTGGCTCAGCCGCAGCAGACTGACATTATGACGTCCATGTTCGAGCAACAGATTAAAAGCGAGCCCATGGGCTTCTATTCTGTTGCTTCGAGCCGTTCGGATGGCTCTAACTCTATGGTGAACCTGTCGGACGACCGGGAGGACCTCTCCCAGCAGGAGGGTCATCTGCAGCCCCAGCAACAGACGACCCTCCAGCTGAACCAACAAGGTCAACAACAGACGCAGCAGAGTCAACAACAGGCCCAACAAactcaacaacaacaacagggTCAAAACGTGCAACAGGAGACGCCGAGCCGTCAGTCGACGGGCCAGCAGACCGTGAAAGAAGGTTCCAGGTCCAGACCGCAGCCTTGTAAAGTATGCGGCAAGGTGCTATCCTCCGCTTCGTCGTATTATGTACATATGAAACTTCACTCGGGCAACAAACCATATCATTGTACGGTATGCGAAGCGAGTTTCTGCCGTAAGCCGTACTTGGAAGTGCACATGAGGACGCACACGGGAGAAAGACCTTTCCAGTGCGAGCTGTGTTTGAAAAGGTTCACGCAGAAGAGCAGTCTGAATACACACAAGCGAGTGCACACGGGTGAGAGACCGTACGCCTGCGACATCTGCCAGAAACGTTTCGCCGTGAAGAGCTATGTGACCGCGCACCGTTGGAGCCACGTCGCTGAGAAACCTCTGGTCTGCGACAGATGTTCTCTAACGTTCACGTCCAAGAGTCAATTCGCGATCCACATCCGTACCCACACGGCGAGTACCACGTACGAGTGTAACATATGCGGACGCACGTTCGTACGCGACAGTTATCTGATACGACATCAGAATCGTGTACACCGTGATATGAATCAAAGCAATACAAATCACAATCCACCCACGCCGCAGAGCACCAGTGGTGGCACACCGGGGACAGGCTTCGAGAGTCCAGTTTGTGATCTACGGTACAGCGAGGGACCCTCATCGTTGGATGGCCTGGCTGGCTCGAAGGGAGGCATCGCAGCTGAGATCGCCAGCTTAGCGAAACAGAACAATCTTCAACTTCCTCTACCGCTGCTACATCCGCAGACTACCAACTAG
- the LOC143359585 gene encoding uncharacterized protein LOC143359585 isoform X1, translated as MQVDWYAGYEQLVKRNLTLLPDQEAVQQQEPQSQELAQPQQTDIMTSMFEQQIKSEPMGFYSVASSRSDGSNSMVNLSDDREDLSQQEGHLQPQQQTTLQLNQQGQQQTQQSQQQAQQTQQQQQGQNVQQETPSRQSTGQQTVKEGSRSRPQPCKVCGKVLSSASSYYVHMKLHSGNKPYHCTVCEASFCRKPYLEVHMRTHTGERPFQCELCLKRFTQKSSLNTHKRVHTGERPYACDICQKRFAVKSYVTAHRWSHVAEKPLVCDRCSLTFTSKSQFAIHIRTHTASTTYECNICGRTFVRDSYLIRHQNRVHRDMNQSNTNHNPPTPQSTSGGTPGTGFESPVCDLRYSEGPSSLDGLAGSKGGIAAEIASLAKQNNLQLPLPLLHPQTTN; from the coding sequence ATGCAGGTGGATTGGTACGCAGGATATGAGCAGCTTGTCAAGCGCAACCTGACTCTGCTCCCCGATCAAGAAGCAGTGCAGCAGCAGGAGCCACAGTCGCAAGAGCTGGCTCAGCCGCAGCAGACTGACATTATGACGTCCATGTTCGAGCAACAGATTAAAAGCGAGCCCATGGGCTTCTATTCTGTTGCTTCGAGCCGTTCGGATGGCTCTAACTCTATGGTGAACCTGTCGGACGACCGGGAGGACCTCTCCCAGCAGGAGGGTCATCTGCAGCCCCAGCAACAGACGACCCTCCAGCTGAACCAACAAGGTCAACAACAGACGCAGCAGAGTCAACAACAGGCCCAACAAactcaacaacaacaacagggTCAAAACGTGCAACAGGAGACGCCGAGCCGTCAGTCGACGGGCCAGCAGACCGTGAAAGAAGGTTCCAGGTCCAGACCGCAGCCTTGTAAAGTATGCGGCAAGGTGCTATCCTCCGCTTCGTCGTATTATGTACATATGAAACTTCACTCGGGCAACAAACCATATCATTGTACGGTATGCGAAGCGAGTTTCTGCCGTAAGCCGTACTTGGAAGTGCACATGAGGACGCACACGGGAGAAAGACCTTTCCAGTGCGAGCTGTGTTTGAAAAGGTTCACGCAGAAGAGCAGTCTGAATACACACAAGCGAGTGCACACGGGTGAGAGACCGTACGCCTGCGACATCTGCCAGAAACGTTTCGCCGTGAAGAGCTATGTGACCGCGCACCGTTGGAGCCACGTCGCTGAGAAACCTCTGGTCTGCGACAGATGTTCTCTAACGTTCACGTCCAAGAGTCAATTCGCGATCCACATCCGTACCCACACGGCGAGTACCACGTACGAGTGTAACATATGCGGACGCACGTTCGTACGCGACAGTTATCTGATACGACATCAGAATCGTGTACACCGTGATATGAATCAAAGCAATACAAATCACAATCCACCCACGCCGCAGAGCACCAGTGGTGGCACACCGGGGACAGGCTTCGAGAGTCCAGTTTGTGATCTACGGTACAGCGAGGGACCCTCATCGTTGGATGGCCTGGCTGGCTCGAAGGGAGGCATCGCAGCTGAGATCGCCAGCTTAGCGAAACAGAACAATCTTCAACTTCCTCTACCGCTGCTACATCCGCAGACTACCAACTAG
- the LOC143359585 gene encoding uncharacterized protein LOC143359585 isoform X3: MTSMFEQQIKSEPMGFYSVASSRSDGSNSMVNLSDDREDLSQQEGHLQPQQQTTLQLNQQGQQQTQQSQQQAQQTQQQQQGQNVQQETPSRQSTGQQTVKEGSRSRPQPCKVCGKVLSSASSYYVHMKLHSGNKPYHCTVCEASFCRKPYLEVHMRTHTGERPFQCELCLKRFTQKSSLNTHKRVHTGERPYACDICQKRFAVKSYVTAHRWSHVAEKPLVCDRCSLTFTSKSQFAIHIRTHTASTTYECNICGRTFVRDSYLIRHQNRVHRDMNQSNTNHNPPTPQSTSGGTPGTGFESPVCDLRYSEGPSSLDGLAGSKGGIAAEIASLAKQNNLQLPLPLLHPQTTN; this comes from the coding sequence ATGACGTCCATGTTCGAGCAACAGATTAAAAGCGAGCCCATGGGCTTCTATTCTGTTGCTTCGAGCCGTTCGGATGGCTCTAACTCTATGGTGAACCTGTCGGACGACCGGGAGGACCTCTCCCAGCAGGAGGGTCATCTGCAGCCCCAGCAACAGACGACCCTCCAGCTGAACCAACAAGGTCAACAACAGACGCAGCAGAGTCAACAACAGGCCCAACAAactcaacaacaacaacagggTCAAAACGTGCAACAGGAGACGCCGAGCCGTCAGTCGACGGGCCAGCAGACCGTGAAAGAAGGTTCCAGGTCCAGACCGCAGCCTTGTAAAGTATGCGGCAAGGTGCTATCCTCCGCTTCGTCGTATTATGTACATATGAAACTTCACTCGGGCAACAAACCATATCATTGTACGGTATGCGAAGCGAGTTTCTGCCGTAAGCCGTACTTGGAAGTGCACATGAGGACGCACACGGGAGAAAGACCTTTCCAGTGCGAGCTGTGTTTGAAAAGGTTCACGCAGAAGAGCAGTCTGAATACACACAAGCGAGTGCACACGGGTGAGAGACCGTACGCCTGCGACATCTGCCAGAAACGTTTCGCCGTGAAGAGCTATGTGACCGCGCACCGTTGGAGCCACGTCGCTGAGAAACCTCTGGTCTGCGACAGATGTTCTCTAACGTTCACGTCCAAGAGTCAATTCGCGATCCACATCCGTACCCACACGGCGAGTACCACGTACGAGTGTAACATATGCGGACGCACGTTCGTACGCGACAGTTATCTGATACGACATCAGAATCGTGTACACCGTGATATGAATCAAAGCAATACAAATCACAATCCACCCACGCCGCAGAGCACCAGTGGTGGCACACCGGGGACAGGCTTCGAGAGTCCAGTTTGTGATCTACGGTACAGCGAGGGACCCTCATCGTTGGATGGCCTGGCTGGCTCGAAGGGAGGCATCGCAGCTGAGATCGCCAGCTTAGCGAAACAGAACAATCTTCAACTTCCTCTACCGCTGCTACATCCGCAGACTACCAACTAG